The Pyrenophora tritici-repentis strain M4 chromosome 10, whole genome shotgun sequence genome contains a region encoding:
- a CDS encoding KatE, Catalase yields the protein MPLSNDGKVNETSNGLVNKLREMAGDVPHSFRPAHIQASTASGLSSAPHFNEPSTPLTVRFSSSTGIPQIPDNDANANPRGLAIRFHLPSPDGKRHHTDIITHSTPYFPTRTGGDFLEFLQAATGDNPGEAVPEFLERHPETSRFLNEVRLSPESFATERFFGVNAYRFINKEGQVTTLRYRVLPAAGQKYIDSEGLKGKSYLFDELPLRLESGEVKFKLVGQVAQEGDVTDNATVLWPEERKIVELGIIKVQKIMSDSESLQQQKTIIFDPIPRVEGVEPSDDPLLDVRASTYLISGRQRRAAE from the exons ATGCCGCTTTCCAACGATGGGAAAGTGAACGAGACTAGCAATGGACTCGTCAATAAGCTTCGTGAGATGGCTGGTGACGTCCCACATAGCTTCAGGCCGG CTCACATACAAGCCT CCACCGCATCGGGTCTATCTTCGGCCCCGCATTTCAACGAACCTTCTACACCACTCACTGTTCGTTTCTCCTCATCCACCGGCATACCCCAAATACCCGATAACGACGCAAACGCAAACCCGAGGGGTCTGGCAATTCGCTTTCACCTACCCTCTCCCGACGGAAAGCGTCACCATACCGATATCATAACGCACTCTACGCCGTACTTTCCTACACGTACAGGCGGAGATTTTCTCGAGTTCTTGCAGGCAGCAACAGGGGATAATCCTGGGGAGGCCGTACCTGAGTTCTTGGAACGGCATCCGGAAACCTCACGGTTTCTGAATGAGGTGAGACTAAGCCCCGAGAGCTTTGCTACGGAGAGGTTCTTCGGCGTGAATGCATATCGATTCATCAATAAAGAGGGCCAGGTCACGACTCTGAGATACCGGGTTTTGCCAGCTGCTGGTCAGAAGTATATCGATTCAGAAGGGTTGAAGGGAAAATCTTACCTCTTCGATGAGTTGCCTTTGCGTTTGGAATCTGGGGAAGTTAAGTTCAAACTTGTAGGACAGGTCGCTCAAGAGGGTGACGTGACGGACAATGCGACTGTCCTCTGGCCTGAGGAGAGAAAGATAGTCGAGCTCGGTATCATCAAGGTTCAAAAAATAATGAGCGATTCAGAAAGTCTCCAGCAGCAAAAGACTATCATTTTCGACCCGATACCACGTGTTGAAGGGGTGGAGCCGAGCGATGACCCACTCCTAGACGTCCGCGCCAGCACCTATTTGATTTCTGGGAGACAGAGAAGAGCAGCAGAGTAG